The DNA window GGACCCCGACGGCACAATGTGGTTTTTTACCTACGACAACTCGAACAAGGTTGCCGAGATTCACCAGAACAACCGCGTCGCGCTGGGCTTTTCCGACACGAGCAGCGAAGTGTACGTATCAGTTACGGGTCGGGCAGACGTGGTGAAAGATCAGGCCAAGATCAACGACCTGTGGAATGACGCGCTGAAGACATGGTTCCCGCAGGGCAAAGACGACCCAAGTATATCGCTGCTGAAAGTGACGATCCATGCCGGCGAATTCTGGGATCAGCCCGGCGGTAAGGCGGGTAAACTGCTGGCGATAGCGAAGGGAGCGCTGA is part of the Spirosoma rhododendri genome and encodes:
- a CDS encoding pyridoxamine 5'-phosphate oxidase family protein, which translates into the protein MEAQRTLNSLEIDKLRDKITDIRIAMLTTQETDGDFHTRPMAASEMDPDGTMWFFTYDNSNKVAEIHQNNRVALGFSDTSSEVYVSVTGRADVVKDQAKINDLWNDALKTWFPQGKDDPSISLLKVTIHAGEFWDQPGGKAGKLLAIAKGALTGSADHTNRNEKFGDEPK